From Perognathus longimembris pacificus isolate PPM17 chromosome 4, ASM2315922v1, whole genome shotgun sequence, one genomic window encodes:
- the Maip1 gene encoding m-AAA protease-interacting protein 1, mitochondrial, producing the protein MALAARLFSRPLFSGSLPGVVAQQRAPGGTEVRLSWAGFCCLCHRRLGSGAAPIPRCAWTSAAPAPLVRGPRRPLLSPPAFPAALASFPACPSRSYSTEEQPQPRQKTKMIILGFSNPINWVRTRIYAFLIWAYFDKEFTIAEFSEGAKQAFAHVSKLLSQCKFDLLEELVTKEVLQVLKEKVTSLPDNHKNALAADIDEIVYTSTGDISIYYDEKGRKFVNILMCFWYLTSAKIPSETLSGASVFQVKLGDQNVETKQLLSASYEFQREFTQGVKPDWTIARIEHSKLLE; encoded by the exons ATGGCGCTGGCCGCCCGGCTGTTTTCCCGGCCCCTGTTCTCCGGGTCACTGCCTGGCGTGGTCGCCCAGCAGCGAGCTCCCGGTGGGACCGAGGTGAGATTGTCGTGGGCCGGATTTTGCTGCTTGTGCCACCGCCGGCTCGGCTCAGGAGCGGCTCCGATTCCTCGCTGTGCGTGGACCTCGGCGGCCCCAGCGCCTCTGGTCCGGGGTCCCCGGCGGCCCCTGCTCAGCCCCCCTGCATTCCCCGCAGCCCTCGCCTCTTTTCCCGCTTGCCCCTCGCGCAGCTACAGCACTGAGGAGCAGCCCCAGCCACGCCAGAAAACCAAGATGATCATTCTGGGATTCTCCAACCCCATCAACTGGGTCCGGACTCGAATTTACGCCTTCCTTATCTGGGCCTATTTCGACAAGGAATTCACGATCGCCGAGTTCTCGGAGGGGGCGAAGCAG GCTTTTGCACATGTATCCAAGTTGTTATCACAGTGTAAGTTTGATCTACTGGAAGAACTTGTTACCAAAGAG GTGTTACAGGTACTGAAAGAAAAGGTTACCTCACTACCTGACAACCATAAAAATGCTCTTGCTGCTGACATAGATGAAATTGTTTATACATCAACAGGAGACATTTCTATTTACTATGATGAGAAAG GAAGGAAGTTTGTTAACATCCTGATGTGCTTTTGGTATCTAACAAGTGCCAAAATCCCCAGTGAAACTTTAAGTGGAGCCAGTGTATTCCAGGTTAAGTTGGGAGATCAGAATGTGGAAACAAAACAACTCCTTAGTGCAAGCTATGA ATTTCAGAGGGAATTTACACAAGGAGTAAAGCCTGATTGGACCATTGCACGGATTGAACATTCAAAGTTACTAGAATAA